In Nicotiana tabacum cultivar K326 chromosome 11, ASM71507v2, whole genome shotgun sequence, a single window of DNA contains:
- the LOC107810290 gene encoding nuclear transcription factor Y subunit B-1, whose translation MTGKRSQNSPVGSPLSGNVSDNSSKELDKFLPIANVSRIMKKSLPANAKISKEAKETVQECVSEFISFITGEASDKCQREKRKTINGDDLLWAMTTLGFENYVGPLKGYLNKYRETEGEKNIMARNEEPCEPTSYNNIITSSNSTTSYNNIIGVHGHGHVTKFSKRPEFIQSFNNDNFAQSFGDYGRVNVYGENLTSATNLHGVEW comes from the coding sequence ATGACCGGAAAAAGAAGCCAAAACAGCCCGGTGGGTAGCCCGTTATCGGGCAACGTGTCCGATAACTCCTCCAAAGAGCTAGACAAATTCCTCCCTATAGCCAATGTTAGCAGAATAATGAAAAAATCCCTTCCTGCTAATGCAAAAATCTCCAAAGAAGCCAAAGAAACTGTCCAAGAATGTGTTTCTGAGTTCATTAGCTTCATCACGGGCGAAGCCTCGGATAAATGCCAGAGGGAGAAGAGGAAAACCATTAATGGAGACGATCTTTTGTGGGCTATGACAACATTAGGGTTTGAGAATTATGTTGGACCCTTAAAGGGTTATCTCAATAAGTATAGAGAAACTGAAGGGGAAAAAAATATCATGGCTAGAAATGAAGAACCTTGTGAACCAACTAGTTATAATAATATTATAACTAGTAGTAATAGTACTACTAGTTATAATAATATTATTGGTGTTCATGGTCATGGTCATGTTACAAAATTCTCAAAAAGGCCTGAATTTATTCAGAGTTTTAATAATGACAATTTTGCACAAAGTTTTGGAGATTATGGAAGGGTTAATGTCTATGGTGAGAATCTGACCTCCGCAACTAATCTTCATGGGGTTGAATGGTAG